From Neodiprion pinetum isolate iyNeoPine1 chromosome 7, iyNeoPine1.2, whole genome shotgun sequence, a single genomic window includes:
- the LOC138191319 gene encoding uncharacterized protein, translated as MLGGRGEVFVWVRVSSTSVFSCYFSCNTSTQALDMQLDGLDEAVRAAGGRILIAGDFNAKSPLWGSDRWDERGEIVAEFLARLDLWPTNMGDAPNWSREATGAKSIIDITVGNPGVAAEIRGWRVLAEESLSDHRYIHMEWAPCGRTWVKDGSGRQRVDKGWVVRKLDKAAMTAYVGDEKRKHGRGPTGADKTEVDALMGVITRACDAGMPRRRPLHGRTAAHWWTNKIAQLRRECMRAREAPV; from the coding sequence ATGCTGGGTGGGAGAGGTGAAGTTTTCGTGTGGGTGAGAGTGAGCAGCACGAGTGTCTTCAGCTGCTACTTCTCGTGCAACACCTCGACGCAAGCCTTGGACATGCAGCTGGACGGCCTCGACGAGGCAGTCAGGGCGGCGGGGGGTAGAATCCTCATAGCAGGCGACTTCAACGCGAAGTCACCGCTATGGGGATCCGATAGATGGGACGAGAGAGGCGAGATCGTTGCTGAGTTCCTGGCCAGACTTGACCTCTGGCCCACAAACATGGGAGACGCCCCAAACTGGAGCAGGGAAGCCACCGGCGCGAAGTCGATCATCGATATCACGGTTGGCAACCCCGGAGTGGCCGCTGAGATACGAGGATGGAGGGTCCTTGCAGAAGAGAGCCTGAGCGACCACCGCTACATCCACATGGAGTGGGCGCCGTGCGGGAGAACATGGGTGAAGGACGGAAGCGGCAGACAGCGAGTCGACAAGGGATGGGTCGTCAGGAAACTGGACAAGGCTGCCATGACAGCCTACGTCGGGGATGAAAAGCGGAAACACGGGCGAGGCCCGACTGGGGCCGATAAAACAGAAGTGGACGCACTCATGGGCGTCATCACCAGGGCATGCGATGCGGGAATGCCAAGAAGGAGGCCCCTGCATGGCAGGACTGCAGCTCACTGGTGGACGAACAAAATCGCTCAACTCCGTCGAGAATGCATGAGAGCCAGAGAAGCCCCGGTGTAG